A window of Paenibacillus sp. 19GGS1-52 contains these coding sequences:
- a CDS encoding IS110 family transposase, which yields MKYKQSKKQNQRIMRITDKTLVVGADIAKETHVARAIDYRGIELGKDCVFSNTRTGLEQLVQWMKELQREHVKSDVLFGIEPTGHYWFNLAEYLGQEGIPLVIVNPHHVHNSKELEDNSPTKNDYKDAKVIADLVRNGKYSEPKLPTNVYADLRILMNLREKIMVNLGQVQRRVQNWLDRFFPEYTEVFKDWEGKASLLTLGEFPTPGEIVKLGTEAIIQRWKKDVKRAVGAKRAQHLMDTARSSIGLTEGLPAAKIEIKTLLEQYEMFARQLEEILTEVERLLSQIPGTAEMLTVPGVAVVTLAGFLAEVGDLSGYEHGQQIIRLAGLNLKENSSGKKKGKSSITKRGRARLRALLFRAVMPMVAKNVEFKALHQYFTTRSQNPLKKKQSLVALCGKLIRVLHTLGTKQIPYDANDVLGPIRQAQLQMAA from the coding sequence ATGAAGTATAAACAATCAAAGAAACAGAATCAACGGATTATGAGAATTACAGACAAGACCCTTGTCGTAGGCGCAGACATTGCTAAAGAAACCCACGTGGCTCGCGCTATCGACTATCGGGGGATTGAACTGGGAAAGGATTGTGTGTTCTCGAATACCCGCACCGGACTCGAACAACTGGTTCAGTGGATGAAGGAGCTTCAGCGGGAGCATGTCAAGAGCGACGTCCTCTTCGGTATTGAGCCTACCGGACACTACTGGTTTAACCTAGCGGAGTATTTGGGACAGGAAGGTATTCCTTTGGTCATTGTCAATCCGCATCATGTACACAATAGCAAAGAATTGGAAGACAATTCACCGACGAAAAACGACTATAAAGATGCTAAAGTTATTGCCGACTTAGTGCGGAACGGGAAGTACAGCGAACCGAAATTGCCGACGAATGTCTATGCAGATCTGCGGATTCTCATGAATCTTCGAGAGAAGATCATGGTGAACCTTGGACAGGTGCAAAGGCGGGTACAGAACTGGCTGGATCGCTTTTTCCCGGAATATACAGAGGTCTTTAAAGACTGGGAGGGGAAAGCTTCTCTCCTTACGCTGGGCGAGTTTCCAACGCCTGGAGAAATCGTAAAGCTAGGTACAGAAGCCATTATTCAGCGGTGGAAGAAAGACGTAAAACGAGCCGTAGGCGCTAAACGCGCACAGCATCTTATGGATACGGCGAGAAGTTCTATCGGACTCACCGAAGGACTTCCGGCAGCAAAAATCGAGATTAAAACGCTTCTGGAACAGTACGAAATGTTCGCCAGACAGCTCGAAGAGATTCTCACTGAAGTCGAGCGTTTACTGTCACAAATTCCAGGCACTGCAGAGATGCTAACCGTGCCGGGTGTGGCAGTAGTGACGCTAGCGGGTTTCCTTGCAGAAGTGGGGGATCTAAGCGGTTACGAGCATGGACAGCAAATTATACGGCTGGCTGGACTGAATCTCAAAGAGAACAGTTCGGGAAAGAAGAAAGGCAAGTCCAGCATTACCAAACGTGGGCGTGCAAGGCTAAGGGCCCTGCTGTTCCGGGCGGTCATGCCTATGGTGGCAAAGAACGTGGAGTTTAAGGCGCTGCACCAGTACTTTACGACAAGAAGTCAGAATCCACTGAAGAAAAAGCAATCCCTTGTGGCTTTGTGCGGGAAACTCATCCGTGTCCTGCATACGCTGGGCACGAAGCAAATTCCGTACGATGCAAACGACGTTTTAGGGCCGATACGTCAGGCCCAGTTACAGATGGCGGCTTAA
- a CDS encoding NADH:flavin oxidoreductase, whose translation MNYSQSVEALFQPIELGHLKLSNRIVMAPMTRQFSPDGIPGLNVASYYRRRAENAVGLIVTEGTIINHPDASNQANVPHFYGEAAMNGWVHVVSEVHEAGGRIIPQIWHMGAKGHVNDYSEAEIATIVQEFAKAASEAKRIGFDGVEIHGAHGYLIDQFLYEKTNSRTDRYGGDMMARTRFAVEVIEACREVVGPEFPIVLRLSQWKTDDYQAKLAETPELLEQLLAPLVQAGVDIFHCSTRRFWEPEFEGSDLNFAGWTKKLTGKPTISVGSIGLDGDFTSLFTEGKGATNVGIEGLVQRLENNEFDLVAVGRALLVDPAWAKKVQEGRTDDLVPFTRDAMMELT comes from the coding sequence ATGAATTATTCTCAATCCGTAGAAGCATTGTTCCAACCTATAGAGTTAGGTCACTTGAAGTTATCCAATCGGATCGTGATGGCGCCAATGACGCGTCAATTTTCTCCGGACGGTATCCCGGGTTTGAATGTTGCTAGCTATTACCGCCGCAGAGCAGAGAACGCAGTGGGGCTTATTGTGACGGAAGGGACGATAATTAATCACCCGGATGCATCCAATCAAGCGAATGTGCCGCACTTTTATGGGGAAGCTGCAATGAATGGCTGGGTACATGTTGTATCTGAAGTACATGAAGCTGGCGGTCGAATTATTCCACAGATCTGGCATATGGGAGCCAAAGGTCATGTTAATGATTATTCGGAAGCTGAAATTGCTACAATCGTTCAGGAATTCGCAAAAGCAGCCTCTGAAGCGAAACGCATTGGGTTCGATGGTGTTGAAATCCATGGAGCGCACGGCTATCTGATCGACCAATTCCTATATGAGAAAACCAATTCACGTACGGATCGTTACGGTGGAGATATGATGGCTCGCACACGTTTTGCAGTTGAAGTGATTGAGGCTTGCCGTGAAGTAGTCGGACCAGAATTCCCTATTGTACTGCGTTTATCTCAGTGGAAGACAGATGATTATCAGGCTAAACTGGCTGAAACACCGGAATTGCTGGAGCAACTTCTCGCACCGTTGGTTCAAGCTGGAGTAGATATCTTCCACTGTTCCACACGCCGTTTCTGGGAGCCGGAATTCGAAGGGTCTGATCTGAATTTTGCTGGATGGACCAAAAAACTGACTGGCAAACCGACAATCAGCGTTGGATCGATTGGTCTTGATGGTGACTTTACAAGTCTGTTCACGGAAGGTAAAGGGGCAACCAACGTCGGCATCGAGGGTTTGGTGCAACGACTTGAGAATAATGAGTTTGATCTGGTTGCTGTAGGACGTGCACTTCTGGTCGACCCTGCATGGGCTAAAAAAGTTCAAGAAGGACGTACCGATGATCTGGTTCCATTTACAAGAGATGCGATGATGGAGCTGACTTAA
- a CDS encoding TetR/AcrR family transcriptional regulator: MSRPREFDVDRVLQQTMEVFWNQGFKATSYEDLTLTTGVKKQSLYCVFKDKRSLFLKALALYREQVIAKLKEIEALDSSPGDKLDALRYSLLDDETGCQGCLIVNASLEFGTDDEQVTREAELMVEEVQLVLEKIISSGQKQQLISNRYTSIELASYLNNTILGVRVMEKSGSSREQIKTVLRTSFGMIMS, translated from the coding sequence ATGAGCAGACCAAGAGAATTTGATGTCGATCGTGTATTACAACAGACTATGGAAGTGTTCTGGAATCAAGGCTTCAAAGCAACTTCTTATGAGGACCTTACGCTTACTACAGGAGTCAAAAAGCAAAGTTTGTACTGTGTTTTTAAAGACAAGCGATCGTTGTTCCTGAAGGCGCTGGCACTTTACCGTGAACAGGTTATAGCGAAACTGAAAGAGATTGAAGCCCTGGATTCGTCTCCCGGTGATAAACTCGATGCCTTACGATATTCCCTTTTAGACGATGAAACTGGCTGCCAAGGGTGTCTAATTGTGAATGCATCACTCGAATTCGGAACAGATGACGAGCAGGTCACACGCGAAGCTGAGCTCATGGTAGAGGAGGTTCAACTGGTATTAGAGAAGATTATAAGTAGTGGCCAGAAACAACAGTTAATTTCCAACCGGTATACGAGTATAGAGCTTGCATCTTATCTAAATAACACCATTCTTGGTGTGAGAGTTATGGAGAAATCAGGTTCATCCCGTGAACAGATCAAGACGGTTCTGCGTACTTCATTTGGCATGATCATGTCTTGA
- a CDS encoding ATP-dependent DNA helicase — MEKNYLRNRVKKQNIEKPLIDTIFKVYGNHKSYGLKDREGQHNMSLDISEAYINDENAMIEAGVGIGKSFGYLIPSLYINHFMNQPIIIATSSIQLSEQIHQDLFTISKKLGFSGIRSIIGKGMGQYACRQRASEIYEIKDKKKSGFEAITPIVGGIMDIEINERSDISGGITDSEWSKLCVNKCNFERCFYKSTCTFYNMRSKINARNGDIDFIIVNQDLLIRDLIKKRDGLKGLITEHPALIIIDEAHNLESKVRDARTVEFTLRQTERDLDNALQLLVRKTGERSFFASLRFLKRVIMDVFKQIEADLLYTANQDTDRMKIGKLTGIPFSKVAQIFKDINLRLSILETDRQERDIDNSITAIVDLNYLFDILSGEEEGYLIWATKPKKEATISICPKRISQILNYNLFEGSTPVILTSATMCQGGNTLEEEYAYISKSLGYSGEYKDRQISPFDYNNHSILYISNQIPYYKHENKDAFLDAACRQLIRLCDLTQGRTLVLFSAKEDMRVIQEKLSTEELRWTLHIQKEGSSQDEVIQQFRESKGVLLGTGVFWEGVNIEGSDLTQVIIVRLPFPVPADPVYEYKASISKDPHNEIFLPDMLLRLRQGTGRLIRSESDLGVLSILDSRLSAGAARNYRKTVLDALPFKNVTEDFKEVERFVNENLKT; from the coding sequence ATGGAAAAAAATTATTTGCGAAATCGTGTGAAAAAACAAAATATCGAAAAACCTCTAATAGATACAATCTTTAAGGTCTACGGAAACCATAAGAGTTATGGGCTTAAAGATCGTGAAGGGCAGCATAATATGTCTTTGGATATTTCTGAGGCTTATATAAACGATGAGAATGCCATGATAGAAGCGGGTGTTGGTATCGGAAAATCTTTTGGATACCTTATCCCTAGTCTTTACATTAATCATTTTATGAATCAGCCAATCATCATAGCCACATCATCCATTCAGCTATCTGAACAAATACATCAGGATCTCTTTACTATCTCCAAGAAGTTAGGATTTTCAGGCATTCGATCGATTATTGGAAAAGGTATGGGACAGTATGCCTGCAGACAACGAGCATCAGAAATATATGAGATAAAAGACAAGAAAAAGAGTGGTTTTGAAGCTATCACGCCAATAGTTGGGGGAATAATGGATATAGAAATTAATGAAAGGTCTGATATCTCTGGGGGGATAACAGATTCAGAATGGTCCAAGCTTTGTGTTAATAAGTGCAATTTTGAAAGGTGTTTTTATAAGAGCACCTGCACTTTTTACAACATGCGGAGCAAGATCAATGCCAGAAATGGGGATATTGATTTTATTATCGTGAATCAAGACCTACTTATTCGGGATTTGATCAAAAAAAGAGATGGTTTGAAAGGACTTATTACGGAGCATCCCGCTTTAATTATTATTGATGAAGCTCATAATTTAGAGTCCAAGGTTAGAGACGCGAGAACCGTCGAATTTACGCTTCGTCAAACGGAGCGGGACCTGGACAACGCATTGCAACTTCTAGTTCGAAAGACCGGAGAACGAAGTTTCTTTGCCTCCTTAAGATTTTTGAAACGAGTCATTATGGACGTGTTCAAACAGATTGAAGCTGATTTACTATACACGGCCAACCAGGACACCGATCGGATGAAAATCGGTAAATTAACCGGTATTCCCTTTAGTAAGGTTGCACAAATTTTTAAAGATATTAATCTGCGGCTATCGATCTTGGAGACTGACCGCCAGGAAAGAGACATTGATAATTCAATCACTGCTATAGTCGATCTTAACTATTTATTTGATATTTTAAGTGGTGAGGAAGAGGGATATCTCATTTGGGCCACAAAACCAAAAAAGGAAGCCACAATTAGTATTTGCCCTAAGAGAATCAGCCAAATCCTTAATTATAACCTATTTGAAGGTTCTACCCCGGTAATCTTAACTTCAGCAACAATGTGCCAAGGAGGAAATACTCTTGAAGAGGAATATGCTTATATCTCAAAATCATTAGGATATAGTGGTGAGTATAAAGATCGACAAATCTCACCGTTTGATTATAACAATCATTCAATCTTATATATATCGAATCAAATTCCCTACTACAAACATGAAAATAAGGATGCCTTTCTTGATGCTGCTTGTAGGCAGCTGATTAGACTGTGTGATTTGACCCAAGGACGAACGTTGGTTCTTTTTTCCGCCAAAGAGGATATGAGAGTCATTCAGGAGAAGTTAAGCACTGAAGAGCTCAGATGGACGCTGCATATTCAGAAAGAGGGGTCCTCACAAGATGAAGTGATTCAACAGTTTCGAGAATCTAAGGGAGTATTACTCGGTACAGGTGTGTTTTGGGAAGGCGTTAATATCGAAGGATCGGATTTAACACAGGTAATCATTGTACGCCTGCCCTTTCCAGTTCCCGCGGACCCTGTTTATGAATATAAGGCGAGTATATCAAAAGATCCGCATAATGAGATATTTTTACCGGATATGCTCCTCAGGTTACGACAAGGTACGGGGCGTTTGATACGAAGTGAAAGCGATCTTGGTGTATTAAGTATTTTGGATTCTAGGTTATCCGCTGGAGCAGCTCGAAATTATAGAAAAACTGTTTTGGATGCTTTACCATTCAAGAATGTTACTGAAGATTTTAAAGAAGTTGAGCGCTTTGTGAATGAAAATCTGAAAACTTGA
- a CDS encoding DUF3888 domain-containing protein: MKVLICFVILISMLGTQTPFCNAVEKKPLEDSRELQLQDMLVLQLLPHMQEKLEEVYSNVFSVPGPPDIYPYFVDVKHIERVNGFRGFDFLITLDVHPTIGPHIPVGEDVFTYRISPFGVELKNFEHLSGPNKSDFPPNYQDLLK; encoded by the coding sequence ATGAAGGTTTTAATTTGCTTCGTAATCCTAATATCAATGCTTGGAACGCAAACTCCATTTTGCAATGCAGTTGAGAAGAAGCCGCTTGAGGACTCAAGAGAATTGCAACTTCAAGATATGCTTGTTTTGCAATTACTACCGCATATGCAAGAGAAGCTTGAAGAAGTGTACTCAAATGTATTTTCAGTACCAGGTCCACCCGATATTTATCCTTATTTTGTTGATGTGAAGCATATAGAAAGGGTTAATGGCTTCCGTGGTTTTGATTTTTTGATCACTCTTGATGTGCATCCAACAATCGGCCCTCATATCCCTGTCGGCGAAGATGTTTTTACATATCGGATTTCACCATTTGGAGTTGAACTTAAAAATTTCGAACATCTTAGCGGACCCAATAAGAGTGACTTCCCCCCCAATTATCAAGATCTTTTGAAGTAA
- a CDS encoding 2-phosphosulfolactate phosphatase translates to MIIINDDVFNQVQYRIRFEWGAEGVRRLAPLSSVVVIIDVLSFTTCVEVAVSREAFVFPYRYKDESAIKYAQSVNATLAEKRGKTPSLSPVSLLSLQQQSRIVLPSLNGSMCTVIATESNVFTIAGCLRNAFAVSDFIKRHYPDEVISVIACGEQWANGMLRPAIEDLIAAGAILSAFDQSVISPEAKIAVSAFSHAEHDIQTILSECSSGRELTEKGFPEDVIIASELNVSEVVPIFHNGAYMQPFLNSLN, encoded by the coding sequence ATGATCATTATAAACGACGATGTTTTTAATCAAGTTCAATATCGCATTCGATTTGAATGGGGAGCAGAAGGGGTACGACGACTGGCTCCATTATCGAGTGTTGTGGTCATAATTGATGTTTTATCGTTTACTACTTGTGTTGAAGTTGCAGTTTCAAGAGAAGCTTTTGTGTTTCCATATCGGTACAAAGATGAGTCAGCAATAAAATATGCTCAGTCTGTTAATGCCACTTTAGCTGAAAAGCGTGGCAAGACTCCTTCGCTTTCTCCAGTATCGTTACTCTCTCTGCAACAACAATCAAGAATCGTATTACCTTCTCTAAATGGTTCAATGTGTACAGTTATAGCTACTGAGTCTAATGTATTTACGATAGCTGGGTGTTTACGGAATGCTTTTGCTGTTTCAGATTTTATAAAGAGGCATTATCCAGATGAAGTGATAAGTGTAATCGCATGTGGTGAACAGTGGGCAAATGGTATGCTGCGTCCAGCTATTGAAGATTTGATTGCTGCTGGTGCAATTCTTAGTGCGTTTGACCAATCAGTTATTTCGCCAGAGGCTAAGATTGCTGTTAGTGCATTTAGTCATGCAGAACACGACATACAAACGATTTTGAGTGAATGCTCGTCTGGTCGTGAGTTAACAGAAAAGGGCTTTCCAGAGGATGTTATTATTGCAAGTGAACTGAATGTTAGCGAAGTAGTTCCTATATTCCATAATGGAGCCTACATGCAGCCTTTTTTGAACTCGCTAAACTAA
- a CDS encoding protein phosphatase 2C domain-containing protein — MKLSQFIWLGDVDKHLDAPFVTNYKDITIGIYGGNTSSGANKNEDGALIWRSEDNSCEFIVILDAHNTAQSAELVIRSLESIMPEIYEGLLTCTEYLFETIRQLIVNLFSSHDFINQCKDIVGETSCLICVRKGPYLWWLNIGDCVLYLLHEELQKMGQFAMNQRNFYEWLGNQSAFNYGIPCYTTGLRELRPGKNMILMTTDGLLEFGESHYNNPRNIYECLKSQFESSLDTCVQELLTAVHVGKGRDSATIISWTIENNSPACYPSD, encoded by the coding sequence GTGAAACTAAGTCAATTTATTTGGTTAGGTGATGTAGATAAGCACTTAGATGCCCCCTTTGTAACAAATTATAAAGACATCACTATTGGCATATACGGAGGAAATACTTCTTCTGGTGCCAACAAAAATGAGGACGGGGCTCTTATTTGGCGTAGTGAGGATAATAGCTGTGAATTTATAGTGATTTTAGATGCCCATAATACCGCACAAAGTGCCGAATTAGTAATACGTAGCTTAGAATCAATAATGCCTGAAATTTATGAAGGTTTACTAACATGTACTGAATATTTATTTGAAACAATAAGACAATTGATTGTAAATTTATTCAGTTCACATGATTTCATAAACCAATGCAAAGACATTGTCGGAGAAACTTCTTGTCTAATCTGCGTTAGAAAAGGACCATATTTATGGTGGCTTAATATAGGCGACTGTGTCCTTTACCTCCTTCATGAAGAACTGCAAAAAATGGGTCAGTTTGCCATGAACCAAAGGAACTTTTACGAATGGCTTGGAAATCAGAGTGCATTTAATTATGGAATACCTTGTTATACCACTGGATTACGTGAACTTCGTCCTGGGAAAAACATGATTCTTATGACGACTGATGGTCTTTTAGAGTTCGGAGAAAGTCATTACAACAATCCGAGAAATATATATGAATGCTTAAAATCTCAATTTGAATCTTCTTTAGACACATGTGTTCAAGAATTGCTAACAGCCGTCCACGTTGGTAAAGGTCGAGATAGTGCGACGATTATTTCTTGGACCATTGAAAATAATTCACCAGCTTGTTACCCTTCTGATTAA
- a CDS encoding DNA/RNA non-specific endonuclease: MVGCTNVEDTSNTSQEVVATVETNKNYEKEETVTTVVDEPVVVETPSVPVVEEIQTPPNNEQFQGYKLIEVDGGDLSGHREPNIVVDVGYGEREYWAFTNEYGQLVRVIATEIILQDDLNETVLSSGRYYADEAKVPCVESDVLDEGHVIADSLGGVSNAYNITPQDSTLNRHGNQAYMEDAIRKAGGATNFEAIITYPNTKTQIPSSYQYTYTLKGNVIIDKFDNVNPDEVNASLGLTGSEPSDSTSSNTNGDISSVDTNGNGQVTIKEAKAAGYSMPITSEHWLYPYMHDADKDGMVGE; the protein is encoded by the coding sequence GTGGTTGGTTGTACCAATGTAGAAGATACATCCAATACTTCACAAGAAGTAGTAGCCACAGTTGAAACAAATAAAAATTATGAAAAAGAAGAAACTGTCACTACGGTTGTTGACGAACCAGTAGTAGTGGAAACGCCGAGTGTTCCTGTTGTGGAGGAAATACAAACCCCACCAAATAACGAACAGTTTCAAGGTTACAAGCTTATCGAGGTTGATGGTGGTGATTTGTCTGGGCATCGCGAACCTAACATTGTTGTTGACGTTGGTTATGGGGAGCGTGAATATTGGGCATTTACGAATGAATACGGCCAACTAGTGCGTGTGATTGCTACCGAAATTATTCTGCAAGACGACCTTAACGAAACTGTATTATCGTCTGGCAGATACTACGCAGACGAGGCAAAGGTTCCTTGTGTCGAAAGTGACGTTCTAGATGAAGGACATGTCATTGCTGATTCTCTCGGAGGTGTATCGAATGCGTATAATATTACCCCGCAGGACAGTACACTCAATCGACATGGTAATCAAGCTTATATGGAAGATGCGATACGCAAAGCAGGTGGAGCGACTAATTTTGAAGCGATTATCACATATCCGAATACAAAAACCCAAATCCCCTCAAGTTATCAGTATACCTATACTTTAAAGGGTAACGTGATCATCGATAAATTCGACAATGTGAATCCTGATGAAGTAAACGCATCACTTGGTTTAACAGGCAGTGAACCTTCTGATTCAACTAGTTCAAATACAAACGGTGATATATCCAGTGTTGATACAAACGGTAATGGACAGGTGACGATTAAAGAAGCTAAAGCAGCAGGTTATAGTATGCCAATAACAAGTGAACACTGGTTATACCCATATATGCACGATGCTGATAAGGACGGTATGGTAGGTGAGTAA
- a CDS encoding prolyl oligopeptidase family serine peptidase, producing the protein MFNETKQSPIGYWWADLRNYYTAEEAKDQKVPLLILQGENDAQVHVDQLQGWKDALTGRDDVEYLQYPKMNHFLVEVEQTSTGTEYEVPGNVSSLLIHDLAEWVKKIAGHS; encoded by the coding sequence TTGTTTAATGAAACAAAACAATCCCCAATCGGATACTGGTGGGCTGATTTGCGAAATTACTATACCGCAGAGGAAGCCAAGGATCAAAAGGTTCCACTTTTGATCCTGCAGGGAGAAAATGATGCACAAGTTCATGTAGATCAGTTGCAGGGCTGGAAAGATGCTCTGACAGGACGCGATGATGTAGAATATTTGCAGTACCCCAAAATGAATCATTTTCTTGTTGAAGTGGAGCAGACTTCTACTGGCACAGAATATGAAGTTCCGGGTAATGTTTCCTCGCTATTGATCCATGATTTGGCTGAGTGGGTCAAAAAAATAGCAGGACATTCTTAA